The following are encoded together in the Halanaerobiales bacterium genome:
- the kdsA gene encoding 3-deoxy-8-phosphooctulonate synthase, whose product MVKEFKLNDEITFGDKETPFVLLSGPCALEGRDRVLRIAEGIKKITDKLGIPYVFKASYDKANRSSIESYRGPGLEDGLELLSEVKERFDLPLLSDVHTVEQAEIAGEVLDIVQVPAFLSRQTDLVVAAGETDKIVNVKKGQFLAPWDIDQVVKKIESTGNERIILTERGASFGYNNLVVDMRSIPRMKETGYPVVFDATHSVQLPGGQGNKSGGEREYVPHLTRAACGAGIDALFMEVHDNPEVAKSDSSTMIPLDKLEDILKQALAIDEVVKGRSE is encoded by the coding sequence GTGGTAAAAGAATTTAAATTAAATGATGAAATAACTTTTGGAGATAAAGAAACTCCGTTTGTACTACTTTCCGGTCCCTGTGCCTTAGAAGGAAGAGATAGAGTTTTAAGAATTGCAGAAGGAATTAAAAAAATAACTGATAAATTAGGTATTCCCTATGTATTTAAAGCATCTTATGATAAAGCCAATCGATCTTCAATAGAGTCCTATCGTGGCCCAGGACTTGAAGATGGTTTAGAATTATTAAGTGAGGTAAAAGAACGCTTTGATCTACCACTTTTATCTGATGTGCATACAGTAGAACAGGCTGAGATAGCCGGTGAAGTTCTTGATATAGTCCAGGTACCTGCTTTTTTATCAAGACAGACTGATCTGGTAGTAGCTGCAGGGGAGACTGATAAAATAGTTAATGTGAAAAAAGGCCAATTTTTAGCTCCCTGGGATATTGATCAGGTAGTGAAAAAAATAGAGAGCACTGGAAATGAGAGAATTATTTTAACTGAAAGAGGAGCAAGTTTTGGTTATAATAATTTGGTAGTAGATATGAGGTCAATACCTAGAATGAAAGAAACAGGTTATCCAGTTGTCTTTGATGCAACTCACAGTGTTCAATTACCTGGCGGACAGGGCAATAAATCAGGTGGAGAAAGAGAATATGTACCTCATCTTACTAGAGCAGCCTGTGGTGCTGGTATAGATGCTCTGTTTATGGAAGTTCATGATAATCCTGAAGTCGCTAAAAGTGATTCATCTACTATGATTCCTTTAGATAAATTAGAAGATATTTTAAAACAGGCCTTAGCTATTGATGAAGTAGTTAAGGGGAGGAGTGAATAA